The sequence atcagactGATCTATCTCTGTTCTTCAAATGAAATAGGGCACTTATGGAGACCTGATTGTCATCTCACTGACAAATCAGATGCACTCAAATCTGAAATTGAAATTAGATACTAAACCTAGacgttcacatacttttgcttctcacagatatgtaatattggaacattttcctgaatagAAAGTGTAATGTATTTGTCTGATCTGTTTGATCGGGTTCACTTTGTTTGCTTTTGGGACTTGTGTGGAAAATCTGATGTTGTTTTGGGTCACATTTATGCAGAAAAAGAAATTTGTAATGGTTCACAAACTCAAGGGACTCTGTATATTCCTCTGTATTCTATATTTAATGAGACACCTGCTATGTAAGGAtaaggacattttatttactgtaaaaatgaTGTACTTGATTGCTAATTTAATGTGTACACACCCTTTAAGTTGTTATTTTTACTCGACACAGTGTCAAGGAGGATCTAAATctggacctgtgtgtgtgtgtgtgtgtgttaatctaaCTTTGTGTTTTGTAGCTCAGTACAGAACAGTGAAAGGGGGCGGAGACTGGGCAGTGCAGTGATGAGCACAAGCAGGAGTGTAGTGCAGACCGGCAGAGCTGTAGGTCAGTAACAGCTGATCACTAAACATTTACATGAACTCCGTACTTCATGTTGACTTCATTTCTTGGTGGTTGAACACAAGCACATGCTCTTAACACAACAAAAGGCATGAACTGTTAtgctcacactctctcgctctatctctaACTAGGTCAGTCTGTGGGTGGAGCCTTGAACAGTGCAAAgactgtgatgtcatcatggttCTCAACACTTTCTCAACCAGCATTAATATCGGACCCACAGTCAACAACGACCAAGCAGTgattgtgtctctctctgcatacacacacacacacacacacacacacacacacactccgtcaTCATTTCACATACTCACAGATCTCACACACTACCTGTGTATTGTGTCTGGTGTGTCTCTACttgtctgaccaatcagcatttAGTGCTGCCTCACCCTGATCTGAGTGTGCTTACCTGAAATCAGCGGCcttaactgtctgtctgtctgtcatgggCAGTTCAGGTTGGACTTAATATGTCAAAttcatatagatatataaaaatctaaaaaatatattattgtaatactACTGTTCAGTgtgtgctgtctgtctgtctgtcatgttaTAGAGTGTTGCATCAATATCCTTtttgcctttttctttttttttttttaaatacactccTGAGCAAAATCTTAAGACTGGGGGAAACATGCCAAGTACTGTATTTGAATTTCACGCTGGTGGATCATAACCAGGTTGTAAGAACtgcttcaaaatgtcaaaagaagaaaaaggagcatgagatggaaaaaaaaaagacaatttattGATGCAACTCTTTATAGGAGGCTGGTGGGAATGTTGCTCCATGTGGTGAAGATGGCTTCACGAAGGGCATCCACAGTCTGGAACAGACGTCCGTTTTTGTAAACTTCCCCTGCCATCCATCTCCAAACATTCTCAAAGGGATTTAGATCAGGGAACACACAGGACGGTCCGGAAGTGCAACGTTATTGTCCTGGAAGAAGTCGCTCTTCAGGCGAGCGTTGTGAACTGCAGtattgtcctgttgaaagacCCAATCATTACCAGACAGACGAGGGCCCTCGGTCAAGAGAGATGCCTGCCGCAACATGTCCATAGCCAACTGCCGTTCGACCCCACTGCACAACCTGAAGCTTTATTTTCCAATTGAAGGAAAAGCAGATCATGATGGAGCCGCCTACACTGTGTAGAAAACATCTCCAGTGGGATCTCCTTGTCATGTCAGTATCGTTGGAAGCCGTCAGGACCATCcacaataaatattttctcGATAAAACTTTTTTCCATCTTTCCCACGCAATGTCTCCCTTGCAAATTCCAAACGGTCACGTTTGTGGTGTGGGTCCCATTACTCTCAAGATCTTTTAAGAAGTTTAAAATGACTGTCTTACTGCGTCTAACCTCGGCAGCAATGGGACGTTTAGAGAGCCCTTGCTTGTGCAGCTCAACAATCCTGCCATGTTCAAAAACAGAAAGCCTTTTTGCTTTTGGCATCAGGAGATCATGACAGTGTGACTGGCTAAAGGACGGTGACATTTAAAGCCAtatttttgcacagattttaacttttaaaggCTTTGGTCTTAAACTTTTGATGATCAGCTGATCATCAGTATGTCCAGTGTGTTTGAGTTTAAGTGCAGTTTTCAATGAATTGCctactatgtttttttttgtctcttgctcttatttcttcttttggCATTTGGAAGAAGTATTTACCTGATATTAACCTGGTTATGATCCACGACGTGTCAATTGTGatactgtaatgtgtaaagtgtgaCTTGTAATATATACCCTGGTCTTAAGATTTTTTCAGGAGTATATTGTCACGAccaagtgtgagtgtgagtccAGGTATTTTGGTATTCAATGAATCTGATACTGAAATGAGAAACATCAATAAGTACATTTTAAGACCCTTAAAGGGTCACCAATATAAGTGTCTGTATTTGagcatctatttatttattcgttttctTTCCATCCGTCTATACGTCCGTCTCTCTGGTGTTAAAATCTGTTGTCAGATTTGTCCGATAAGAAATACTgcatataaaaaaagataatatattaaattatattgaTCAAATAAATACCTACATGATATAGTGATATATCTACCAGATTAGTTGTCATATGCCCTGTAATAGGAACTGATTGTTAAATATGAACAGATAAAcacaaactttttatttatttatttttaagtaagcAAGTTGTTCGTGTCACTCGTGTTTGCgatctcccacacacacactacaacattTTCACACCTGAGTTAGACTACCATCACTACAGCACTGTCCTGAAACTCAAAATCACCTCAGGGCCCAAGCAGTTAACACCAGTGTTTACTCCTAGCATGAAGCTTAGTATGTGACTGGGCTTTTtgttacaaaatttaaaaaatagtcCTCCGGCTCAACAAAGGTGGACCTTAAGTTGAATTTTGTTTCTCATGACATCACTGCTAACTAAGTCCATTAGCCCTGCACTAATGTAATCTAACATGATCCCGCATGGtttcctccatctctctgtttGATTTTTAAGACCTACAACCATGTGTTCTGTGATTAAAGctggacattttgtttttaaagaatagtttcatttctgttttttttttttttttttttaattgttttaaaggTTTTGCTGTCTTCTCTTTTTAATGTTCCATTTCAGTGCTGGTTTACACGTTTCTCTGAGGCATCTTTTTGGTTGTTAGTCTTAATAAATTGGAAATGATCATTTTCAATGACTCCAACACTCGTCTTTCAGTTTTTGTGATTCGGGGTTTTTAGTTACACTATATTTTTACTTGTTGTGAAAAGTCATTAAAgtcatttctacaaaaaaaagcataactcactttatattttttccttaaGTCTATAATATGGACACCATTTTATACAAATTAGGAACAGGTTTCTGTTTAGACGTATATGACGTGCCACAACAGCTATAAACACCTATAAAAACTACCAAAAAAACCCCCTGCAAATTGTAAACCTTGCTGTTCTGTGCTGTTGTGAAAGAAAACCTTAACTGTTACAAACCAATGCCACTGGAGACTCATTACATCACTCAATAAAAATCACTCATTTTAATCACACAATAATCATTTTTTGCACATTATCAACCTTCCCGGTCTTTTGTGGACAagacaattatttttatttactccaTACGTCAGAAATGTACGtatataacagtaaataaataaataaataagatatacctttattcgtcccacaatggggaaatttcactTTTACAGCAGCCAAGAGTAATagaatgcaaatatataaaaataatggagacataatataatatacattatgtacaaaacaaaatttatAAAAAGTTGTATATTGCACACAAGTAATTTTGCACGTTTTTCAAAACTTTTTGTTactgcacatgtttaaaatactttgttgttgtctattattgcagttaaactgtaataacagtgtgtattatggtgactggttcactgggagcagctttgattgtacaGTCATTAGACTGCAGGGAGAAAAGagcatctgtatctgtatcctCTGTACCctacagggggtgagagtcattctccagcaatgatgatagttttgctaccatcctcctttctcccacctcctgtacagtgtccagaggaatccccaggactgagctggccttcctgatcagcttgtccagtctcttcctttctgtagtagagatgctgctgcaccagcacaccacaccatagaatatggctgaggACACCACAAAGTCACAAAaggtcttcagtagctctccctGCACCCCAAAATCCCTTAGTCTCCTCATCAGAAAGAGTCTGCTCTGTCCTTTCTTATAGATCTCAGTGTTGTCTTTCCAGTCCAGTTTGCTgttcagatgaacacccagGTATTTGTAAGAATAaatagtagaaaaaaaaagagagagcgagagagacatttatttatttgtttgtttgtttgtttgttgacgtaaataagtaaaaaaaaaaaaatgtaataaaataaaattaaataaataataagagtcTTTTTTAACTTCATTTCCGCTGTACGTCTTTACTCCGCAAGTCCACTTCCGGGTTCGTTATTTGCAAAATGGCGGCAACACCGGCTTCAAATCCTTCGCACTTGTTACCCCTCGGTAAGAGCGCTTAGTGAACTTTATTACAACTTTATCTAGCCATTTTCTCTCAGTAATGGAgttatatatgtttgtatattttcCCATGTGGTTGTGTTTTACGCTCAGCGTGCTTTGTGCTAACTGGACAAACCAGTGGCTGTGTCTCAAATCGCGTGCTAGTGCACTTCCCCGGAGATTTATGTAgtacagaaacacaaagaaacactaCATGCTATTTAGTGCtcttgtgtgtggtttgggatgTAACCAGAAATGCGCATGTTTAGCTATTTCTAATAATATCGTTTATGCAACTAAGAAGTGTTTATTCACACCATGATCATTAAACGCTTATTGGGTCTTAAATGTGTCTTATTGAGTAAGTTtggctttattattttttttaaaaagaagaaaaaaatagtacATGGATATGAAGTTTTCGGGGTTTGttactcttctttttttaaatgacccactaaaaataaattgttataaactgttgacattttagggttttgtttttgttcatttggtGATGTACTTAATTTATTGGGACTTTTTTTGGCAAACAAACTGCGGCTTTAAGTGAAACGAGTGAATTTAAGGTAGAATCTGAATGGTCAAATAGAAATATTTGATCgaattttatctttatatttatgtataatattcaacaggagtaaaaaaaaaaaaaaaaagttaaactaTACAGATGTTAAATCTATTTACACCTTACAGATATCGTAAAATCGTAGCTTGGATGATTGTGAAttgttaatgttttgtttttacagagcTGGTGGATAAATGTATCGGATCTCGGATTCACATCGTCATGAAAAACGATAAAGAGATTGTGGGAACCTTGCTGGGGTTCGATGATTTTGTCAGTATCCTTTCAGAGTTTCTCCTGAGTAACCATGTGTTTGCTCCTTCTgaatatacagatttttttttgcatatgtttttcatttgcttgctagtttgtttttgtccttGACCAGGATGTAACCAGACATGGTGCTTGAGGACGTCACCGAGTTGTACGTATGTTTTACTGATTCCACTTTTTTAGAATAAAATCTTGAGTTTTGTGTAACATTGTTACTGTGTTTGTCATCGCACAGTGAGATCACACCCGAGGGGCGACGGATAACAAAACTGGATCAGATTCTCCTCAATGGAAACAACATCACCATGGTGAGTCCCAAAAACACGAGTGAGCTGAGGCCTGGTATCTTATTAAGAATGTTAGTTATACATCCTAGTGAGAGCATTAACTGGCAGAAGTTTTACTATGAACACTACATAGAGAAGCATGTTATTGTTTGAGACAGAGCCCTAAAATGATTTTCTAGTAAGAACACTGAGTAGGGAAGTGCACTGAAGTTTGGGACAGAGCCCCAAATTAACTGCAGTTTTTGTAAAATCACTAataagtgcaaaacacattaacaaatccggaaacacatcaacaaatccggaaacacattaacaaatccggaaacacaacgacaattcagacaacccggaaacggtaggtatcatttgtgaatggaaacttacggatcatcggacgagacacctgtcactcaagatatacaggtatggaatcttatgtgtaatgtgtagagttctccgtttaaatataagtaaataacataattaatccattccatccatccattccaacttttccctgcggcagactgttgaacttcatgtataccttgagtgaccggtgtcttgtccaatgatcagtaagtgttccaatcacaaactataccaacctcttccgggttgtctgaattgtcgttgtgtttttggatttgttaatgtgtttcgtgcaacgattcaaacaacccggaaaaggtaggtatagtttgtgattggaacatgTACCAATCAtaggacaagacacctgtcattcaagatatacag is a genomic window of Tachysurus fulvidraco isolate hzauxx_2018 chromosome 8, HZAU_PFXX_2.0, whole genome shotgun sequence containing:
- the lsm5 gene encoding U6 snRNA-associated Sm-like protein LSm5 yields the protein MAATPASNPSHLLPLELVDKCIGSRIHIVMKNDKEIVGTLLGFDDFVNMVLEDVTEFEITPEGRRITKLDQILLNGNNITMLIPGGEGPEV